The following proteins are co-located in the Aggregatibacter aphrophilus ATCC 33389 genome:
- a CDS encoding FAD assembly factor SdhE, whose protein sequence is MKHYDPLRVEWDCRRGMLELDKVIMPFYKQHFEQLNEYKKAIFVRLLTCTDLQLFSWFFNNGKIDDPELAEMVAEIQQKLNLTL, encoded by the coding sequence ATGAAACATTATGATCCATTGCGTGTTGAGTGGGATTGTCGGCGTGGAATGCTGGAGTTGGATAAGGTAATTATGCCCTTTTACAAACAGCATTTCGAGCAGTTAAATGAGTATAAAAAAGCGATTTTTGTTCGCTTGTTGACTTGTACCGATTTGCAGTTGTTTTCTTGGTTTTTTAATAATGGCAAAATCGATGATCCGGAACTAGCTGAAATGGTGGCGGAAATTCAACAAAAGTTAAACTTAACTCTTTGA
- the rpoE gene encoding RNA polymerase sigma factor RpoE — protein MAEQLTDQALVERVQQGDKKAFNLLVIRYQNKVAGLLTRYISPNDIPDVVQESFIKAYRSIDSFRGDSAFYTWLYRIAVNTAKNYLTAQGRRPPNEDILAEDAESYDVGTNLRDVDTPENEMLSNELKKIVFDTIKGLQEDLRTAITLRELEGLSYEEIAEIMDCPVGTVRSRIFRAREIIESKVKPLLQR, from the coding sequence ATGGCTGAACAGCTAACAGATCAGGCTTTGGTAGAGAGAGTGCAGCAAGGGGATAAGAAGGCCTTTAATTTATTAGTAATACGTTATCAAAATAAAGTGGCTGGATTACTTACTCGGTATATTTCACCGAATGATATTCCTGATGTTGTACAAGAATCGTTTATAAAAGCATATCGTTCAATAGATTCTTTTCGTGGTGATAGTGCTTTCTACACTTGGCTGTATAGAATCGCGGTTAATACCGCAAAAAATTATTTAACTGCACAGGGTCGTCGCCCGCCAAATGAAGATATTTTGGCTGAAGATGCAGAATCCTATGATGTGGGAACAAATTTACGGGATGTGGATACTCCCGAAAATGAAATGTTATCCAATGAGTTGAAGAAGATAGTGTTTGATACCATCAAAGGTTTACAAGAAGATTTACGTACAGCCATTACGTTACGTGAACTCGAGGGATTAAGTTATGAAGAGATCGCAGAAATAATGGATTGTCCAGTAGGTACCGTAAGATCACGGATTTTCCGGGCGCGTGAAATCATTGAAAGCAAAGTCAAGCCGCTTTTGCAGCGTTAA